The following proteins come from a genomic window of Enterobacter chengduensis:
- the ureE gene encoding urease accessory protein UreE has product MIYLTQRLDHAHPVTASVTLPIDVRVKSRARVSLNDGRDAGLMLPRGLLLRGGDLLTTDDGSEVIEVIAAAESVSVVRCADPFLLARACYHLGNRHVPLQIMPGELRYHHDRVLDDMLRQFGLDVAYASLPFEPEAGAYASDAHSHSHSHAHSH; this is encoded by the coding sequence ATGATCTATTTAACCCAACGCCTGGACCATGCCCACCCGGTAACCGCCAGCGTCACGCTGCCGATTGACGTGCGGGTCAAAAGCCGCGCCCGCGTGTCGCTGAACGACGGCCGCGACGCCGGGCTGATGCTGCCGCGCGGCCTGCTGCTGCGCGGGGGAGACCTGCTGACCACCGACGACGGCAGCGAGGTGATCGAGGTGATCGCAGCAGCAGAGTCCGTCTCCGTGGTGCGCTGCGCCGATCCGTTCCTGCTCGCCCGCGCCTGCTACCACCTGGGCAACCGCCACGTGCCGCTGCAGATCATGCCCGGCGAGCTGCGCTATCACCACGATCGCGTCCTCGACGACATGCTGCGCCAGTTCGGGCTGGACGTGGCCTACGCCAGCCTGCCGTTTGAACCGGAAGCGGGCGCGTACGCCAGCGATGCCCACAGCCATAGCCATTCTCACGCTCATTCACATTAA
- a CDS encoding HupE/UreJ family protein, with protein sequence MRKYLPLLLLAFSVPALAHPGHGADSFQAGFLHPLTGFDHLLMLTGAGVLSALSGRRLLLPFATLGMMLVGAIAGSLLGGFSGMEMLIIASLAVCGVMMFKTENRLLLAVPVLAMFHGWAHGVEMSGHSFWLFTSGFMFASATVLCASFAAGLLLRRHDGLRKAFGGGLIVSALLALMS encoded by the coding sequence ATGCGCAAGTATCTACCCCTGCTACTGCTGGCCTTTTCCGTTCCCGCGCTCGCCCATCCCGGCCACGGCGCCGACAGCTTTCAGGCCGGTTTTCTCCACCCGCTGACGGGGTTCGATCACCTGCTGATGCTCACCGGCGCGGGCGTGCTCTCGGCGCTGAGCGGCCGCAGGCTCCTGCTGCCGTTTGCCACGCTCGGCATGATGCTCGTGGGCGCCATTGCGGGCAGCCTGCTCGGCGGCTTTAGCGGCATGGAGATGCTGATTATCGCCTCGCTGGCGGTCTGCGGCGTGATGATGTTTAAAACGGAAAACCGCCTGCTGCTGGCGGTGCCTGTCCTGGCGATGTTCCACGGCTGGGCGCACGGCGTGGAGATGTCCGGCCACAGCTTCTGGCTCTTCACCAGCGGGTTTATGTTCGCCAGCGCCACGGTGCTGTGCGCCAGCTTCGCGGCGGGGTTACTGCTGCGCCGTCACGACGGCCTGCGCAAAGCCTTCGGCGGCGGGCTGATCGTCTCCGCCCTGCTGGCGCTGATGAGCTGA
- a CDS encoding urease accessory protein UreF — translation MEHVRQRLRLMQLSSSSLPVGSFTWSQGLEWAVEAGWVASADAFKRWQIQQMEQGFFCVDLPLFIRLFQACTQSDLAAAKRWTAWLLACRETRELREEERNRGAAFTRLIKSWEPDCPAEWLALSMQSQLTGMAWLGVRWGIDARELALSLGYSWMESAVMAGVKLVPFGQQAAQQLIIELSDHFAAGLERAFLRSDDEIGAATPLSAIASARHETQYSRLFRS, via the coding sequence ATGGAGCACGTTCGCCAGCGGCTGCGCCTGATGCAGCTCTCCAGCAGCAGCCTGCCGGTCGGGTCGTTTACCTGGTCGCAGGGGCTGGAGTGGGCCGTTGAGGCGGGCTGGGTCGCGAGCGCCGACGCCTTTAAACGCTGGCAAATTCAGCAGATGGAGCAAGGTTTTTTCTGCGTCGATCTGCCGCTGTTTATTCGTCTGTTTCAGGCCTGTACGCAGAGCGATCTGGCTGCGGCCAAACGCTGGACCGCCTGGCTGCTCGCCTGCCGGGAGACGCGCGAGCTGCGCGAAGAGGAGCGCAACCGCGGGGCGGCCTTTACGCGTCTCATCAAAAGCTGGGAGCCGGACTGCCCGGCAGAATGGCTGGCGCTGAGTATGCAAAGCCAGCTCACCGGCATGGCCTGGCTCGGCGTGCGCTGGGGCATTGACGCGCGCGAGCTGGCGCTGAGCCTCGGTTACAGCTGGATGGAGAGCGCGGTGATGGCGGGCGTCAAGCTGGTACCGTTTGGGCAACAGGCCGCGCAGCAGCTTATTATCGAACTGAGCGACCATTTTGCCGCCGGGCTTGAACGGGCATTTTTGCGCAGTGATGACGAGATCGGCGCGGCGACACCGCTGTCCGCTATCGCCTCCGCGCGGCACGAAACCCAATATTCACGACTATTCCGTTCCTGA
- the ureG gene encoding urease accessory protein UreG produces the protein MADYKHPLRVGVGGPVGSGKTALLEALCKAMRDTYHLAVVTNDIYTKEDQRILTEAGALAPERIVGVETGGCPHTAIREDASMNLAAVEALSEKFGNLDLIFVESGGDNLSATFSPELADLTIYVIDVAEGEKIPRKGGPGITKSDFLVINKTDLAPYVGASLEVMERDTNRMRGERPWTFTNLKAGDGLATIIAFLEDKGMLRV, from the coding sequence ATGGCTGATTACAAACATCCCCTGCGCGTGGGCGTGGGTGGCCCGGTAGGGTCGGGCAAGACCGCGCTGCTGGAAGCGCTCTGCAAGGCGATGCGCGACACGTACCATCTGGCGGTGGTGACCAACGATATCTACACCAAAGAGGATCAGCGCATCCTGACCGAGGCGGGCGCGCTGGCGCCGGAGCGCATCGTCGGCGTGGAGACGGGCGGCTGCCCGCACACCGCCATCCGCGAAGACGCCTCGATGAACCTGGCGGCGGTGGAAGCGCTCAGCGAGAAGTTCGGCAATCTGGATCTGATCTTCGTGGAAAGCGGCGGCGATAACCTGAGCGCGACGTTCAGCCCGGAGCTGGCGGATCTGACCATCTACGTGATCGACGTGGCCGAAGGGGAAAAAATTCCGCGCAAGGGCGGGCCGGGGATCACAAAATCCGATTTTCTGGTGATCAACAAAACCGATCTCGCGCCGTACGTGGGTGCGTCGCTGGAGGTGATGGAGCGCGATACCAACCGCATGCGCGGCGAGCGTCCGTGGACCTTTACCAACCTGAAGGCGGGGGACGGTTTAGCAACGATTATTGCGTTTCTGGAAGATAAAGGGATGCTGCGGGTGTAG
- the tsaD gene encoding tRNA (adenosine(37)-N6)-threonylcarbamoyltransferase complex transferase subunit TsaD, with amino-acid sequence MRVLGIETSCDETGIAIYDDEKGLLANQLYSQVKLHADYGGVVPELASRDHVRKTVPLIQAALKEAGLTAKEIDAVAYTAGPGLVGALLVGATVGRSLAFAWDVPAIPVHHMEGHLLAPMLEENPPEFPFVALLVSGGHTQLISVTGIGQYALLGESIDDAAGEAFDKTAKLLGLDYPGGPMLSKMAAQGTEGRFVFPRPMTDRPGLDFSFSGLKTFAANTIRNNDDSDQTRADIARAFEDAVVDTLMIKCKRALDQTGFKRLVMAGGVSANRTLRAKLAEMMQKRRGEVFYARPEFCTDNGAMIAYAGMVRLNAGATSDLSVSVRPRWPLAELPEA; translated from the coding sequence ATGCGTGTACTGGGTATTGAAACATCCTGCGATGAAACCGGCATCGCCATTTACGACGACGAAAAAGGACTTCTGGCCAACCAGCTGTATAGTCAGGTGAAATTGCACGCTGACTACGGCGGCGTCGTGCCGGAACTGGCCTCTCGTGACCACGTGCGTAAAACGGTTCCCCTGATTCAGGCGGCGCTGAAAGAAGCCGGATTAACGGCAAAAGAGATTGATGCAGTGGCGTATACCGCAGGCCCGGGTCTGGTCGGTGCGCTGCTGGTTGGCGCGACGGTTGGCCGTTCGCTGGCGTTCGCGTGGGATGTGCCGGCCATTCCGGTTCACCATATGGAAGGGCATCTTCTGGCACCGATGCTGGAAGAGAATCCGCCTGAATTCCCGTTTGTGGCGCTGCTGGTCTCCGGCGGCCATACGCAGCTGATTAGCGTAACGGGCATTGGCCAGTACGCGCTGCTGGGCGAGTCGATCGACGACGCCGCCGGTGAAGCGTTCGACAAAACCGCCAAGCTGCTGGGGCTGGATTATCCCGGCGGCCCGATGCTGTCGAAAATGGCGGCGCAGGGAACGGAAGGGCGCTTTGTCTTCCCGCGTCCGATGACCGACCGTCCGGGGCTGGACTTCAGCTTCTCCGGGTTGAAAACCTTCGCAGCCAACACGATCCGCAATAACGACGACAGCGATCAGACCCGCGCCGATATCGCCCGCGCGTTTGAAGATGCGGTGGTGGATACGCTGATGATCAAGTGCAAGCGCGCGCTGGATCAGACCGGCTTTAAGCGTCTGGTGATGGCGGGCGGCGTGAGCGCTAACCGCACGCTGCGCGCGAAGCTCGCCGAGATGATGCAAAAGCGTCGCGGGGAGGTGTTCTATGCCCGTCCGGAGTTCTGTACCGATAACGGGGCGATGATCGCCTACGCGGGTATGGTGCGCCTGAACGCGGGCGCAACGTCCGACCTGAGCGTGTCCGTGCGTCCGCGCTGGCCGCTGGCAGAACTGCCGGAGGCGTGA
- the rpsU gene encoding 30S ribosomal protein S21, whose amino-acid sequence MPVIKVRENEPFDVALRRFKRSCEKAGVLAEVRRREFYEKPTTERKRAKASAVKRHAKKLARENARRTRLY is encoded by the coding sequence ATGCCGGTAATTAAAGTACGTGAAAACGAGCCGTTCGACGTAGCACTGCGTCGCTTCAAACGTTCATGCGAGAAAGCAGGTGTTCTGGCTGAAGTTCGTCGTCGTGAGTTTTATGAAAAACCAACGACCGAACGTAAGCGCGCTAAAGCTTCCGCTGTGAAACGTCACGCGAAGAAACTGGCTCGCGAAAACGCACGCCGTACTCGTCTGTACTAA
- the dnaG gene encoding DNA primase — MAGRIPRVFINDLLARTDIVDLIDARVKLKKQGKNYHACCPFHNEKTPSFTVNGEKQFYHCFGCGAHGNAVDFLMNYDKLEFVETVEELAAMHNLEVPYEAGSGPSQIERHQRQTLYQLMDGLNSFYQQSLKHSAAEPARQYLNKRGLSDDVIARFAIGYAPPGWDNVLKRFGGNSEDRKSLIDAGMLVTNDQGRSYDRFRERVMFPIRDKRGRVIGFGGRVLGDALPKYLNSPETDIFHKGRQLYGLYEAQQNNAEPPRLLVVEGYMDVVALAQYDINYAVASLGTSTTADHIQLLFRVTNNVICCYDGDRAGRDAAWRALETALPYMTDGRQLRFMFLPDGEDPDTLVRKEGKAAFEARMEQAQPLSTFLFNSLMPQVDLSTPDGRAQLSTLALPLISQVPGETLRIYLRQELGNKLGILDDSQLERLMPKQAENGTVRPAPQLKRTTMRILIGLLVQNPELAPQVPSLAGLDHEKLPGLGLFSELVNTCLSQPGLTTGQLLEHYRGTKEAATLEKLSMWDDIADKDIAEKTFTDSLNHMFDSMLELRQEELIARERTHGLSSEERRELWMINQELAKK, encoded by the coding sequence ATGGCCGGAAGAATCCCACGCGTTTTCATCAATGACCTGCTTGCCAGAACCGACATCGTCGATCTCATCGACGCGCGGGTAAAGCTGAAAAAACAGGGCAAGAACTACCATGCGTGCTGTCCGTTCCATAACGAAAAAACCCCCTCCTTCACCGTAAACGGTGAAAAGCAGTTTTACCATTGCTTCGGCTGTGGCGCACACGGTAATGCCGTTGATTTTTTAATGAACTACGACAAGCTCGAGTTCGTTGAAACCGTCGAAGAGCTGGCGGCGATGCATAACCTTGAAGTGCCGTATGAAGCAGGCAGTGGGCCAAGTCAGATCGAGCGCCATCAGCGGCAAACGCTGTATCAACTGATGGATGGCCTGAATTCGTTTTACCAACAGTCTCTTAAGCACTCTGCGGCTGAACCTGCGCGTCAGTATCTGAACAAGCGCGGACTGAGCGACGATGTCATTGCGCGTTTCGCTATTGGTTACGCCCCGCCCGGCTGGGACAACGTGTTAAAGCGTTTTGGCGGCAATAGCGAAGATCGTAAGTCTCTCATCGATGCAGGCATGCTGGTCACCAACGACCAGGGACGAAGCTACGACCGCTTCCGCGAACGGGTGATGTTCCCGATCCGCGACAAGCGTGGCCGGGTCATTGGTTTTGGTGGTCGCGTGCTGGGTGATGCCCTGCCGAAGTACCTCAACTCCCCGGAAACCGATATTTTCCATAAGGGCCGCCAGCTTTACGGTCTTTATGAGGCGCAGCAGAATAATGCGGAACCTCCGCGTCTTCTGGTCGTCGAAGGCTATATGGACGTCGTGGCGCTGGCGCAGTACGACATCAACTACGCGGTTGCGTCGTTAGGGACGTCCACCACCGCCGATCATATTCAGCTGCTGTTCAGGGTGACCAACAACGTCATCTGCTGTTACGACGGTGACCGCGCAGGCCGCGACGCCGCCTGGCGAGCGCTGGAAACCGCGCTGCCGTATATGACCGACGGGCGTCAGCTACGCTTTATGTTTCTGCCCGACGGTGAAGATCCGGATACGCTGGTGCGTAAAGAGGGCAAAGCGGCGTTTGAAGCGCGGATGGAGCAAGCTCAGCCGCTCTCCACGTTTTTGTTTAACAGCCTGATGCCGCAGGTCGATTTGAGTACCCCTGACGGGCGCGCGCAGCTCAGCACGCTGGCGCTGCCGTTAATCAGCCAGGTGCCCGGCGAAACGCTGCGCATCTATCTGCGTCAGGAGTTAGGCAACAAGCTCGGCATTCTGGATGACAGCCAGCTTGAACGTTTAATGCCAAAACAGGCTGAAAACGGCACGGTTCGCCCCGCGCCTCAGCTAAAACGCACAACCATGCGTATACTGATAGGGTTGCTGGTACAAAACCCCGAGCTTGCGCCGCAGGTGCCGTCGCTGGCGGGGTTGGACCACGAAAAATTGCCCGGGCTTGGCTTATTTTCAGAGCTGGTCAACACCTGTTTGTCACAGCCAGGTCTGACCACCGGACAACTTTTAGAGCATTATCGCGGCACAAAAGAGGCCGCTACCCTTGAAAAATTGTCGATGTGGGACGATATAGCTGATAAGGACATTGCAGAAAAAACGTTCACCGACTCACTCAACCATATGTTTGATTCGATGCTTGAGCTGCGCCAGGAAGAGTTGATAGCTCGCGAGCGCACACACGGTTTAAGCAGCGAAGAACGCCGGGAGCTCTGGATGATTAACCAGGAACTGGCGAAGAAATAA
- the rpoD gene encoding RNA polymerase sigma factor RpoD, whose product MEQNPQSQLKLLVQRGKEQGYLTYAEVNDHLPEDIVDSDQIEDIIQMINDMGIQVMEEAPDADDLLLAETSNNTDEDAEEAAAQVLSSVESEIGRTTDPVRMYMREMGTVELLTREGEIDIAKRIEDGINQVQCSVAEYPEAITYLLEQYDRVEAEEARLSDLITGFVDPNAEEDMAPTATHVGSELSQEEMDDDEDEDEEESDDDTADDDNSIDPELAREKFAELRTQYEVTRDTIKAKGRSHAAAQEEILKLSEVFKQFRLVPKQFDYLVNSMRVMMDRVRTQERIIMKLCVEQCKMPKKNFITLFTGNETSETWFNAAIAMNKPWSEKLHDVKDDVHRGLQKLQQIEEETGLTIEQVKDINRRMSIGEAKARRAKKEMVEANLRLVISIAKKYTNRGLQFLDLIQEGNIGLMKAVDKFEYRRGYKFSTYATWWIRQAITRSIADQARTIRIPVHMIETINKLNRISRQMLQEMGREPTPEELAERMLMPEDKIRKVLKIAKEPISMETPIGDDEDSHLGDFIEDTTLELPLDSATTESLRAATHDVLAGLTAREAKVLRMRFGIDMNTDHTLEEVGKQFDVTRERIRQIEAKALRKLRHPSRSEVLRSFLDD is encoded by the coding sequence ATGGAGCAAAACCCGCAGTCACAGCTGAAACTTCTTGTCCAACGTGGTAAGGAGCAAGGCTATCTGACCTATGCCGAGGTCAATGACCATCTGCCGGAAGATATCGTCGATTCAGATCAAATCGAAGACATCATCCAAATGATCAATGACATGGGCATTCAGGTGATGGAAGAAGCACCGGATGCCGATGATCTGTTGCTGGCTGAAACCTCCAACAACACTGACGAAGATGCGGAAGAAGCTGCTGCACAGGTACTGTCCAGCGTGGAATCTGAAATCGGGCGTACCACTGACCCGGTCCGCATGTACATGCGCGAAATGGGTACCGTTGAGCTGTTGACCCGCGAAGGCGAAATTGACATCGCAAAACGCATCGAAGACGGGATCAACCAGGTTCAGTGCTCCGTTGCCGAGTACCCGGAAGCGATTACCTACCTGCTGGAGCAGTACGATCGCGTTGAAGCGGAAGAAGCGCGCCTGTCTGACCTGATCACCGGTTTTGTCGACCCGAACGCTGAAGAAGATATGGCGCCTACCGCCACTCACGTCGGTTCTGAACTGTCTCAGGAAGAGATGGATGACGACGAAGACGAAGATGAGGAAGAGAGCGACGACGACACCGCGGATGATGACAACAGCATCGACCCGGAGCTGGCGCGCGAGAAGTTTGCCGAGCTGCGTACCCAGTACGAAGTGACGCGTGACACCATCAAAGCGAAAGGCCGCAGCCACGCTGCCGCTCAGGAAGAGATCCTGAAGCTGTCTGAAGTGTTCAAACAGTTCCGCCTGGTGCCAAAACAGTTCGACTACCTGGTGAACAGCATGCGCGTGATGATGGATCGCGTGCGCACCCAGGAACGCATCATCATGAAGCTGTGCGTTGAGCAGTGCAAAATGCCGAAGAAGAACTTCATCACCCTCTTCACCGGCAACGAGACCAGCGAAACCTGGTTCAACGCGGCTATCGCGATGAACAAGCCGTGGTCTGAAAAACTGCACGACGTGAAGGACGATGTCCATCGCGGCCTGCAGAAGCTGCAGCAGATTGAAGAAGAGACCGGCCTGACCATCGAGCAGGTCAAAGACATCAACCGTCGTATGTCTATCGGTGAAGCGAAAGCCCGCCGTGCGAAGAAAGAGATGGTTGAAGCGAACTTGCGTCTGGTTATCTCTATCGCCAAGAAATACACCAACCGCGGTCTGCAGTTCCTGGATCTGATTCAGGAAGGCAACATCGGTCTGATGAAAGCGGTAGATAAGTTTGAATACCGTCGTGGTTACAAGTTCTCCACCTACGCAACCTGGTGGATCCGTCAGGCTATTACCCGCTCTATCGCGGATCAGGCGCGCACCATCCGTATTCCGGTGCATATGATTGAGACCATCAACAAGCTCAACCGTATTTCCCGCCAGATGCTGCAGGAGATGGGCCGCGAGCCGACGCCGGAAGAGCTGGCCGAGCGCATGCTGATGCCGGAAGACAAGATCCGTAAGGTGCTGAAGATCGCCAAAGAGCCAATCTCCATGGAAACACCGATCGGTGACGATGAAGATTCGCATCTGGGTGATTTCATCGAGGATACCACCCTCGAGCTGCCGCTGGACTCTGCCACCACCGAGAGCCTGCGTGCCGCAACGCACGACGTTCTGGCTGGCCTGACCGCCCGTGAAGCGAAAGTCCTGCGTATGCGTTTCGGTATCGACATGAACACCGACCACACGCTGGAAGAAGTGGGTAAACAGTTCGACGTTACCCGCGAACGTATCCGTCAGATCGAAGCGAAGGCGCTGCGTAAGCTGCGTCACCCAAGCCGCTCTGAAGTGCTGCGTAGCTTCCTGGACGATTAA
- the mug gene encoding G/U mismatch-specific DNA glycosylase gives MINDILAPGLRVVFCGINPGKSSAHTGFHFAHPGNRFWKVIYQAGFTDRLLKPEEEQHLLDTRCGITMLVERPTVQASEVNLHELRSGGRELIKKIEDYQPDALAILGKQAYEQAFSQRGTQWGKQSIMIGVTQVWVLPNPSGLNRASLDKLVEAYRELDEALMVRGL, from the coding sequence ATGATCAACGATATTCTGGCCCCTGGCCTGCGGGTGGTGTTCTGCGGAATTAACCCGGGCAAGTCCTCGGCGCACACCGGTTTTCACTTCGCCCATCCGGGCAACCGCTTCTGGAAGGTGATTTACCAGGCCGGGTTTACCGACAGGTTACTCAAGCCCGAAGAGGAGCAGCACCTGCTGGACACGCGCTGCGGAATTACCATGCTGGTCGAGCGGCCGACGGTACAGGCGAGTGAGGTTAACCTGCATGAGCTGCGCAGCGGCGGACGCGAACTTATTAAGAAGATTGAGGATTATCAGCCCGACGCGCTGGCCATCCTCGGCAAGCAGGCCTACGAGCAGGCGTTTAGCCAGCGTGGAACGCAGTGGGGCAAGCAGAGCATCATGATAGGCGTGACGCAGGTGTGGGTGCTGCCGAATCCGAGCGGGCTGAACAGGGCCTCGTTGGATAAGCTGGTAGAGGCGTATCGGGAGCTGGATGAGGCGCTGATGGTGCGGGGGCTTTAG
- a CDS encoding HIRAN domain-containing protein, producing MTNTNSVYVAWQAPDTRDWHVVGNLQERNSGYVFKYTKGALKSSKFTKFSGMNDVRETYVSEELFPLFKNRLLSPRRPEFPRFIKWLGFEDDSVTPIDILARSGGLRSTDQLQIFKKIEVDSNGKFEHFFFLHGLSYLNSMANDRVSELKPGQTLRLCLDLQNEYDGDAVVVRADKPAEIVGYCPRYLSNDIKKMLLNDSKSVRLSVEQISDDAPHNYRLLCKLSGTLNPDCKSSLILQDEFEDIE from the coding sequence ATGACTAACACAAACTCCGTTTATGTCGCATGGCAGGCACCAGATACCCGAGACTGGCATGTCGTCGGCAATTTGCAAGAGCGCAACTCGGGGTATGTCTTCAAGTACACCAAAGGTGCTCTTAAGTCCTCCAAATTTACCAAATTCAGCGGCATGAATGATGTCCGTGAAACATACGTGTCGGAGGAGTTGTTCCCTCTCTTTAAAAACAGGCTTTTATCACCAAGACGCCCGGAGTTTCCGCGTTTCATTAAGTGGCTTGGTTTTGAAGATGATAGCGTGACACCGATTGACATCTTGGCTCGATCTGGCGGATTGCGAAGCACTGATCAACTGCAGATCTTCAAAAAAATTGAAGTCGATTCAAACGGTAAGTTTGAGCATTTCTTCTTTTTGCATGGATTAAGCTATTTGAACTCTATGGCTAATGATCGAGTGTCAGAGCTTAAACCAGGCCAGACTTTGCGGCTTTGTTTGGATCTTCAAAATGAATACGACGGTGATGCTGTTGTTGTTCGCGCTGATAAGCCAGCTGAAATTGTCGGCTATTGTCCAAGATATCTGAGTAACGACATCAAGAAAATGCTGTTGAACGATTCGAAATCGGTCAGATTATCAGTTGAACAAATCAGTGACGATGCTCCACATAATTATCGTTTGCTATGCAAGTTATCTGGAACACTAAACCCAGACTGTAAATCCTCGTTGATTCTTCAGGATGAGTTCGAAGATATTGAATAG